In Gopherus flavomarginatus isolate rGopFla2 chromosome 1, rGopFla2.mat.asm, whole genome shotgun sequence, a single genomic region encodes these proteins:
- the LOC127044559 gene encoding olfactory receptor 51E2-like, with amino-acid sequence MELNLHDPMYYFLCMLAVTDLVLYTSTLPKKLAIFWLNSREINFNACLTQTYFIHCFLAMESGILVAMALDRYVAICHPLRHTTTLMNPLVAKIGLVVVLLGFIVVLPYPLLARQWPYCRTNIIPQPYCAHIAVVNLACADTRVSSYYGLFGQFCLMGLDVIYIGVSYIQILRAIFSLPTENTRLKTFGTCSSHLFVILAFYFPDLIISLMNRFAQMCPCISTFSLPTYTSCCHPC; translated from the coding sequence ATGGAGCTGAACCTCCATGatcccatgtactatttcctctgcatgctggctgtcaccGACCTGGTCCTCTATACATCCACCCTGCCCAAAAAGCTGGCAATTTTCTGGCTCAATTCCAGAGAGATCAACTTCaatgcctgcctcacccagacgtacttcattcactgcttcttaGCAATGGAGTCTGGGATTCTCGTAGCCATGGCTTtggatcgctatgtggccatctgccatCCCTTAAGACATACCACCACTCTGATGAACCCCCTGGTGGCCAAGATTGGCCTGGTTGTGGTGCTGCTTGGTTTCATAGTTGTATTACCCTATCCCTTACTGGCAAGACAATGGCcttattgcagaaccaacatcatcccccagcCGTACTGCGCACACATAGCTGTGGTGAACCTAGCCTGCGCCGACACCCGTGTCAGTAGTTACTACGGCCTCTTTGGGCAATTCTGTTTGATGGGTCTGGATGTGATTTATATCGGGGTGTCCTatatccagatcctcagggccatcttcagcctccccacagaAAACACGCGTCtcaagacttttgggacctgcagctcccaccttttTGTCATTTTAGCTTTTTACTTCCCAGATCTCATCATCTCTCTCATGAACAGATTTGCCCAaatgtgcccctgcatttccacGTTCTCATTGCCAACCTATACCTCTTGCTGCCACccatgctaa
- the LOC127057167 gene encoding olfactory receptor 51G2-like — MKSAVNDTNFNSAVFLLTGIPGQEDVHLWISIPFCLVYVISVAGNSVILFIIRTDTGLHEAMYILLSMLAVTDLGLSIATMSTTLGTFFFNAREISLDACFAQLFFIHSLSYSESSVLLLMAFDRFIAISHPLRYASILTLPRIAKMGLVCVLRGVAVMFPLPFLLKHSQYCQANVLSRSYCLNQEIIKMVCLDIRVTSIYGFFVTVSTVMLDSLLILLSYVMILKTVLSIASHAGRVRALGTCVSHFCAVLLFFIPGTGLFVVQRFGNSSSSLLQILIGYVYLLILPMMNPIVYSLKSKHLHARIIRVLKK, encoded by the coding sequence ATGAAGTCAGCTGTCAATGACACCAACTTCAACTCTGCAGTGTTCCTTCTCACCGGGATACCTGGGCAGGAAGACGTCCATCTCTGGATCTCTATCCCCTTCTGCTTAGTGTATGTTATTTCTGTAGcaggaaattcagtcattctgttcattataaGAACAGATACAGGCCTCCATGAGGCCATGTACATTCTCCTTTCCATGTTGGCAGTCACAGACCTTGGTTTATCAATAGCCACCATGTCAACAACATTGGGAACATTCTTCTTTAATGCTAGGGAAATCAGCCTTGATGCCTGTTTTGCCCAACTGTTCTTCATCCACTCGCTTTCATACAGCGAATCCTCTGTGCTCTTATTGATGGCCTTTGACCGCTTCATCGCCATCTCTCACCCACTGAGATATGCTTCCATCTTAACCCTGCCAAGAATAGCCAagatgggactggtgtgtgtgctaAGAGGGGTTGCCGTAATGTTCCCACTGCCCTTTCTCCTGAAACATTCCCAATACTGTCAAGCCAATGTCCTCTCCCGTTCCTACTGCTTGAACCAAGAGATCATTAAGATGGTTTGTTTGGATATTAGAGTCACCAGCATCTATGGCTTTTTTGTCACAGTCTCCACAGTGATGTTGGACTCGCTGCTCATCCTCCTATCTTATGTAATGATTTTGAAAACAGTGCTGAGCATTGCCTCCCATGCGGGGCGCGTCAGGGCACTGGGCACCTGTGTCTCTCACTTCTGTGCTGTCCTCCTCTTCTTcataccagggactggcttgtttGTAGTACAGAGATTCGGGAATAGCTCTTCTTCCTTGCTTCAGATTCTCATCGGCTACGTCTACCTGCTGATCCTGCCCATGATGAACCCAATTGTGTACAGCTTGAAAAGCAAGCACCTTCATGCAAGGATAATCAGAGTACTCAAAAAGTGA